Proteins encoded together in one Porites lutea chromosome 2, jaPorLute2.1, whole genome shotgun sequence window:
- the LOC140927176 gene encoding putative aldolase class 2 protein CC_1201 has translation MTSFVCRTLKCFPRQVLNYSTRQLLRHSPVLLFKRPKSSESNLSPAETAARTNWKCRQDLATAFRGLDFYGMGEGVCTHLTMIAPALNGDGDVMLMIPHGLHWSQATPSSLIGVNDRGELVEGQGEVQIEATAIHKGVHDARKDAVCVFHLHAPYTTALGMLEEEVFDMYHQTHCRFYNDFAYDSNFEGAAKDCSEGERLAKLIGDKSVLFMANHGVLFTGSTVAVTFDNAYFMERACMLQMIAMQTGKKLRKLPDDVSKLTHKQTKDELNYYANAHFEGVKAVLLEKDPEFLIK, from the exons ATGACTTCCTTTGTCTGTCGAACGCTGAAGTGCTTTCCACGCCAAGTGCTGAACTATTCCACTCGCCAACTTCTGAGGCATTCACCAGTTTTACTGTTTAAGAGACCGAAGAGCTCGGAGAGCAACTTAAGTCCGGCTGAAACAGCTGCAAGGACCAATTGGAAATGCAGGCAAGATTTGGCTACAGCATTTCGAGGCCTCGATTTTTACGGCATGGGAGAAGGTGTTTGCACTCATTTAACGATGATTGCGCCAGCCTTGAATGGAGACGGCGATGTCATGCTCATGATACCTCACGGGCTTCACTGGAGTCAG GCCACCCCATCCTCTTTGATTGGCGTAAATGACAGAGGTGAGCTGGTGGAAGGCCAAGGTGAAGTTCAAATAGAGGCCACTGCTATACACAAGGGTGTTCATGATGCACGAAAAGATGCTGTTTGCGTTTTTCATCTTCATGCTCCATACACCACAGCTTTAG GAATGTTGGAAGAAGAAGTTTTTGACATGTACCATCAGACTCACTGCCGTTTCTATAATGACTTTGCCTATGATTCAAACTTTGAAGGAGCAGCAAAAGACTGTTCAGAGGGTGAGCGTTTGGCGAAGCTGATTGGAGACAAATCTGTCCTGTTTATGGCCAACCATGGAGTACTGTTTACTGGTTCCACTGTGGCTGTTACATTTGACAACGCGTACTTCATGGAGAGAGCTTGTATGCTGCAG ATGATTGCAATGCAAACTGGAAAGAAACTTCGTAAGTTACCAGATGATGTCAGCAAGTTGACTCACAAGCAAACCAAGGATGAATTAAATTACTATGCTAACGCTCACTTTGAGGGAGTTAAGGCTGTCTTACTGGAAAAAGATCCCGAATTTTTGATTAAGTAG